A window from Chrysemys picta bellii isolate R12L10 chromosome 2, ASM1138683v2, whole genome shotgun sequence encodes these proteins:
- the LOC135981744 gene encoding trichohyalin-like: MQADNRKRAPAWTVREVLDLIAIWGEDSVLAELRSKRRNAKTFEKISKGMMERGHNRDSDQCRVKVKELRQAYQKTKKANGRSGSEPRTCRFYAELHAILGGAATTTPPVIVDSGSGIVSSATPEDSADGGEEEEEEDELAESTQHSVLPNSQDLFLSLTEVPSQPSQASIQDHDPMEGTSAAANSSSLPPPSQRLSQIRRRKKKTQDEMFAEIMESSRSDKAHLNEWKETVSKYRKEASEREDRRDQREDMRDQREERRDQREERRDQREERRNARDERWRQEDQRRQDATLGLLREQTDMLRRLVELQERLQENRVPLQPLYPPPPSPCSISSSPRCVRTRGGEAPYTFPFHPSGQPKQKAVIFLTFF; this comes from the exons aaaagacgaaatgccaaaacttttgaaaaaatctccaagggcatgatggagagaggccacaatagggactcagatcagtgccgcgtgaaagtcaaggagctcagacaagcctatcaaaaaacaaagaaggcaaacggtcgctctgggtcagagccgcggacatgccgcttctacgccgagttgcatgcaattctagggggggccgccaccactaccccacctgtgatcgtggattccgggtcggggatagtctcatcagctacacctgaggattctgccgatgggggagaggaggaggaggaggaggatgagcttgcagagagcacacagcactccgttctccccaacagccaggatctttttctcagcctgactgaagtaccctcccaaccctcccaagccagtatccaagaccatgaccccatggaagggacctcag cagctgcaaattcctcaagcctccctcctccatcccaaaggctatcacagataaggcgtcgtaaaaagaagacgcaagacgagatgtttgcagaaattatggaatccagccgcagtgacaaagctcatctgaatgagtggaaggaaacggtttcaaagtataggaaagaagccagtgaacgtgaggacaggagggaccaacgtgaggacatgagggaccaacgtgaggagaggagggaccaacgtgaggagaggagggaccaacgtgaggagaggagaaacgctcgagatgagaggtggcggcaggaagatcagaggaggcaggatgcaacgctggggctgctgcgtgagcaaacagacatgctccggcgtctggtggagcttcaggaacggctgcaggaaaacagagtgccgctacagcccctgtacccccctcccccctccccatgttccatatcctcctcacccagatgtgtaagaacgcgggggggggaggctccgtacaccttcccattccaccccagtggacagcccaagcaaaaggctgtcatttttttaacctttttttag